In Streptomyces sp. P3, one DNA window encodes the following:
- the gcvH gene encoding glycine cleavage system protein GcvH, with amino-acid sequence MTSVPAELKYTDDHEWIRIETGGIVAVGITDHAQKNLGDIVFFELPEVGRKVEAGDPVGTVESVKAASEIFCPVNGEVVQVNEEVTDEPELVNSEPYDAWLFKIRTDGKASSNGLLDSKAYEKLVSGE; translated from the coding sequence ATGACCAGCGTGCCCGCTGAACTCAAGTACACCGACGACCACGAGTGGATCCGTATCGAGACCGGCGGAATCGTGGCCGTCGGCATCACCGACCACGCCCAGAAGAACCTGGGCGATATCGTCTTCTTCGAACTGCCCGAGGTCGGCCGGAAGGTCGAGGCGGGTGATCCCGTCGGCACGGTCGAGTCGGTCAAGGCGGCGTCCGAGATCTTCTGCCCGGTCAACGGAGAGGTCGTCCAGGTCAACGAGGAGGTCACCGACGAGCCCGAACTGGTCAACTCCGAGCCCTACGACGCGTGGCTCTTCAAAATCAGGACGGACGGGAAAGCCTCCTCCAACGGCCTGCTCGACTCCAAGGCCTACGAGAAGCTGGTCAGCGGCGAGTGA